The genomic window CAGTGCCAGTTCGAACCAGACCGTCTTGCCCAGCGGCCCGTGCCTGGTCCCCCAGCGCCGGGACGCGCCTGCCACCAGTTGCAGTCCTCTGCCACCCTCGTCCTCCTCGGTGACGACCCGCTCGCGGGGAGGGTCGGGCAGCGGGTCCGACACCTCGACCAGCAGCGAGGAACCGCGCACCATCCGCACCCCGATGGGGCCGTGCGCGTACCGCAGCGAGTTGGTGACCAGCTCGCTGACCAGCAGCACCGTCACGTCGGTCAGCTCGGGCAGCTCCCACTCGGCGAGCGCGTCCCGCACCCGGCGGCGGGCCAGCCGTACCGCGCTGGCCTCCGCGGGGAACGTCCAGGCCGTGGTGGACCCGCTCGGCAGGGTGCCCAGGCGGGCCATCAGCAGCGCCACGTCGTCGGGCTCGCGGCCGGGTTCCATGGTGGAGAGCAGGTCGTCACAGGCGTCCTCCAGGGAGTCCAGCGGGCGGGCGAGGGTGGAGCGCAGCCGCTCAAGACCGGTGCTGATGTCGTGGCGGCGGGACTCCACCAGGCCGTCGGTGTAGAGCACAAGGACGGTGCCGTCCGGCACGTCGAGCTCGGTGGTCTCGAAGCGGATGCCGCCGACGCCCAGCGGTGCGCCCGGCGGCAGGTCGAGCAGCCGCGCCCGGCTCCCGCCCCCGATGGCGGGCTCGACGAGCACCGGCGGCGGGTGCCCGGCCTGGGCGATGGCGCAGCGGCGGGTGGACGGGTCGTAGACGGCGTAGACGGCGGTGGCCATCCAGCCCTCGGCCTGGCTCGGCGCGAGGTCGTCGCCCAGCTCGCTGACCCGGCGCAGCAGCTCGTCGGGCGGCATGTCCAGGCCGGCCAGGGTGCGTACCGCGGTACGCAGCCGGCCCATGGTCGCCGCTGCCGCCAGGCCGTGGCCCATCACGTCGCCGACGACGAAGCCGACCCGGCCGCCGGCCAGCGGCAGCACGTCGAACCAGTCGCCGCCCACCTCGGCGACACTGCTGCCCGGCACGTAGCGGTAGGCCACGTCGACGCCCGGCGCGGCCGGGGTGGAGCGCGGCAGCAGGGACCGCTGGAGCATCAGGGCGCCCTCCCGCTCGCGCACGTACAGCCGCGCGTTGTCCAGCGCCGCGCCCGCCCGGTCGGCCAGCTCCATGCCCAGCGCGACGTCCTCCTGGTCGAACGGCTCGCGGCCGCCGGCCCTGCTGGCCACCAGCAGCCCGAGCACCACGCCGTGCGCGCGCAGCGGCAGCGCGAGCAGCGACTCGATGCCGACCTCCAGGGCCGCGCGCACCTTGGGGTCGCCGGGGAAGGTCATACCGGCCAGTTCGGCGCGCGAGGAGAGCAGCTGGGGCTGCCCGGTGGCCAGCGCCTCGCCGAAGGGCGACTTGCGGTCGAAGGACATGGCCTGCCCCGGCCTGATCATCCGCACCACCTCGGGGCTCCAGTTGATCGCCCCGACCCCGGTCTGCCGCAGCGGCGTGCTGTCGCTGTACGGAGCCGTGGGCAGCGAGCCGCCGTCGGCGAGCTGGGAGTGCAGGACCACGCCCGAGTAGTCGCAGAAGGTCGGCACCAGCGAGGCGGCCAGCTCCTCGGCGTTGCGCCGGACGTCGAGCTGGCCGGCGATCCGCGAGCTGACGTCGTTGAGCAGCGCGAGGCGCCGCCTGGCCCGCTCGGCCCGGCCGGCGGCCTGCACCCGCTCGGTCACGTCGATCACCGTCGCGCTGACCCCCAGCACCCGGCCCGACCGGTCCGCCAGCCGGTGGTAGGACAGCGACCTGTGCCCGTTGCCCACGGGCGCCGGCGAGACCAGGTCGATGACCGGCCGGCCGGTGATCAGCACGTCGCGCTGCAGCGCGGTCAGCGACTCGGCCACCGGGGAGCCGAGCACCTCCGCGACCGTACGGCCGAGGTGGTCGGCGGCGGAGATGCCGTTCAGCCGGGCCAGGGCGTCGTTGACGCGGACGTAGCGCAGTTCCTTGTCGAAGATCGCCACGCCCAGCGGCGAGGCGTCGAACAGCGAGTCGAGGGCGGCCAGGTCGTGCTCCAGCGTGCGCAGCCGGCTGGTCTCCACCACCGACGCCAGCACGAACGGGCGCCCGTCCCCGTCGACCAGCAGCGACGCCCTGGCCTCCACCTGCACGGTGTGCCCGTCGCGGTGCCGCAGTGAGAGGATGCCCTCCCAGCGGCCGCCGCGCAGCAGCTCCTGCAGGATCTGCTCGGCCTGCCCCGGCGACGGCATCGGTGGCCGCCGGCCACCGGGGGTCTGCCCGCCGGGCCCGAACAGGCCGCCCACCCGGCGCCCGACGATGTGCTCCCCCGCCCACCCGAGCATCTCCTCCGCCAGGGGGCTCCAGAGCAGGACGCGCCCCGAGGTGTCGAGCATGACGACGGCCACCCGCAGCGTGTCCAGCAGCGTCCCGGCCCCGGTCCCCACGATGCCGGTCTCGCCGTCGGACAGGCCGCCCTCGTCGGGCTCCTCGCCGCGGGGGACTTCGCCCTGGCCGCCGCCCGGCTTCTCGGGCGTCGCGGGCGGCTCGCCGCGCGGCGGGGGCTGGGCACGGTCCGGCGGCTGGTCGGCAGGCGGGGTGGCGCCGCTGGCGGTCATGCCTCGCACCCCCGACCGGGTCGGGCCGGATCCGACCGGCCTCCAACAGGGACTTATCCCCTTTTACCCGATATTCGCCCATGGACCCGCTCCCCGCGTCCTCACAGCCGCCGCCCGGAGGAGGCCGACGGCACGGCGGGCGGGGGCGGCTCCGCGGGCGCGGCACGGCGGGTGCGGGACAGCAGGGCCGCTCCCAGGCACAGGGCGGACAGCACGCCCACGCCCGCGACGACACCGTGCAGGCCGGCCGTGACCGCGGCGGCGAGGGCGGTACGCACCGCGGGCGGCGAGGTGTGCAGCAGGGCGGGGCTCAGACCGCCGCCGGTGGTCAGCCGGCCGGCGGCGGGGCCGCCGAGCCGGTCGGTGAGGGTGCCGCTCATCCGGTGGGCGTAGACCGCGCCGAGCACGGCGACACCCAGGGTGCCGCCGATCGTACGCATCAGGGTGACGGTTCCGGCCGCGGCGCCCATGTCGCGGGGCTCCGCGCTGTTCAGCGTGATGAGCAGCGTGCTCTGCATCAGCACGCCGACCCCGGCGCCCGCCAGCACCGTCAGCCCCGAGGCGAGCGCGGTCGACGTGGCCGTACCCAGCGCGAGCAGCGCCAGGGCGCCCGCCGTCGTCGTGGCGCCGCCCAGCACCGGGTAGAGGTACGTGCCGCCGCCCTTCCCCATCGAGCGCCCGACGGCGAGCTGGGCGCCGAGCATGCCACCCATCAGCGGGAGCAGCAGCAGCCCGCCCCCGGTGGCGGAGGCGCCGCGGACGAACTGCAGATACTGCGGCAGGAAGCTCACCACCGCCAGCATCACCGCCCCCGCCAGAAAGCTGAGCACCTGCGCCACGGTGAAGGTGCGGCTGCGGAAGAGCCGCGGCGGGATCACCGGCTCCGCCGCGCGCCGCTCCACCCGGGCGAAGCCGGCCAGCGCCACCGCGGCGACGGCGGCGAGCACGCCGGTGGGCCAGGACACCCACGGGTAGGTTGCGCCGCCCCAGCTGCCCAGCAGGGTGAGCGAACCGATCGCGGCGGTCAGCAGGGCGGCGCCCGCGTAGTCGACCCTGATGCGGCCGGCGCGGCGTTCGTGCCGCAGCCGCACCCCGGCGCCCACCGCCGCAAGCGCGGCCAGGCCGACCGGCAGGTTGACGTAGAAGGCCCAGCGCCAGCTGAGGTGGTCGGTGAGGAAGCCGCCGAGCAGCGGGCCGCCGACGAAGGCGACCGGGAGCATGATCCCGATCATCGACTGGGTGCGGCCCCGGTCCCGGGCGGTTACCAGCACCCCGATCACGGACAGCGCGCCCACCATCAGCCCGCCCGCCCCGAGGCCTTGCAGGGCGCGGAAGGCGATCAGCTGGTTCATGTCCCGGGCCAGCCCGGACAGGACCGAGCCGGCCAGGAAGATCACCATGGCGCAGGCGTACGCGCCCTTGCGGCCGTAGAGATCGCCGAGCTTGCCCCACAGCGGGGTGGCCGCCGCGGAGGTGAGCAGGTAGGCGGTGACGACCCACGACAAGTGGCCGAGGCCGCCGAGTTCGCCGACGATGGTCGGCAGCGCGGTGCCGACGATCTGGCCGTCGAGGGTGGCGACGAAGATCCCCAGCATGAGCCCGAAGACCCCGAGATAGGGAAAGCCGGCCCGGCCGGCCGCAACGCCGTCGCCCCTTGCGTGGCCGTCATCCATTGCGGCGGCCCCGTCCATTGCGGCGCCGTCATCCATTGCCGCGGCGCCGTCAGACCGCATAGGGGCGGGCCTGGCGGGCGTCGCGGAGGGCGTGGGCCCACCAGGCCAGCTGGTCGAGCATCGACTTGGCGGCACCGTCGGCGGCCGGGTCGACGGCGCGGCCGTCCTGGTCGAACCTGGCGCCGCAGTCGTGGAAGCTGACGGTGTTGCGGATCGTGACGGTGTGCTGCTCCGCCAGGACGGTCCGCAGGTGCTCGACGGCCCGCAGGCCGCCGGAGATGCCGCCGTAGGAGACGAAGCCGACCGGCTTGGCGTGCCACTGCTGGTTGTGCCAGTCGATGGCGTTCTTCAGCGACGCCGGATAGCTGTGGTTGTACTCCGGCGTGACCAGGACGAAGGCGTCGGCCGCCGCCAGCCGGGGCGTGATCTCCCGCAGCAGCGCCAGGTCGGCGTCCGCCACGGGGGCGCCGAACCCGGGCAGCGCCTGCGGCACCGGGGTGGCGAGCAGGTCGACGAGGTCGACGTCCATGTCGGTGCGCGGCTCGGCGTGGCCGAGCAGCCACTTGGCCACGACCGGACCGAAGCGGCCCTCCCGCGTACTGCCGAGGACGACGGCCACCCGCAGCGGGTCGCCGCTGCTGCTGGTGCTGGTGCTGCCGCCGGTAGGGGTGCTGGCCATGAGGGGCTCCCGAAGCGTGTCCGTGGGTGTGTACGACGTATCGCTTTCAATACAACGTACACAGTCGCGCGTACACCGTCCACTCCTGATACGCTGTACACATCCGACCGGAAGGAGCCCGCCGCCATGCCCGCTCGACAGCGGCCGGAGCAGCCCGCCACAACACCAGAAGCGGCGGACCAGGTCTCCCTGTGGGAGCGGCTGGAGCGCCCGGCGCCCGCACCCCGGTCCGCGCTCACCCCAGGCCGGATCGCCGAGGCCGCCGTCCGCCTCGCCGACGCCGAGGGCCTGGACGCGGTCACCATGCGCCGGCTCGCCGGTGAGCTCGGCGTCGCCCCGATGGCCGCGTATCGCTACGTGACGGGCAAGGACGAGCTGCTCGAACTCATGGTCGACGCGGTCCACCGCGAGCTGACCGTGCCCGCGGACGTCACCGGCTGGCGCGACACGCTGCGGGCACACGCCCTGGACACCCGGGCCATGATGCTCGCGCACCCCTGGGTGCCGCGGGCAGGCGTCGTGATGCTGACGCCCCACCAGATGGCCGCCGCGGAGCGGATGCTGGCCGCGCTGGACGGCCTCGGCCTCGACCCGGACACCATGATGGCCGCCTTCGCCACCGTCAGCGCCTACGTGCGCGGCGCGGTCGAGGCCGAGATCGGCGTGCTGCGGCTGATGCGCGAGCGCGGCTGGTCGAGCGGCCAGGAGACCCGCGAGGGGCTCGCCCCCCGGATGACCTGGCTGATGAGCACCGGCCGCTACCCCGTCTACCACCGCTACACGCAGCAGGCGGCACGCAAGGACGAGCCGGCCTGGCGGTTCGAGACCGGCCTGGGCTACGTCCTGGACGGCCTCGCCGCCCACCTGGACGCCTGACGCGGGCTCAGCGCGAGCGCACGGGCCCCGTCAGGCCTCCGTCAGGCCCCGCCGAGCCTGGACGCCACCCAGCGCACCGCCGGGCGGTCCTGCGGCAGCCAGTCGACGCTGTCGACCTCGCCCTGCCGCAGCCAGCGCAGCTCGTCATGGTCCTGGAGGGGTCGGGGGCTGCCGGACAGCAGCCGGGCCGTCCACACCTGGAGCACCAGCGCGCCGCCGGCCACCGGCCACTGCCCCGGCACCCGCTCCAGCGGCTCGACCTCGACGCCCAATTCCTCGCGCAGCTCGCGCACCAGCGCGCCCGGCGCGCTCTCGCCGGGCTCCAGCTTCCCGCCGGGCAGCTCCCAGCGCCCCGCCAGGTCGGCCGGTGCGGTGCGGCGGGCGGCCAGCAGCCGGCCCGCGGACAGCACGGCGCCGCCCACCACCAGCCGGGCAGCCGTCACGCCTGGGCCAGCCGCGGGGTGATGCGCTCGATGACGTAGCGGCGGTCGTCCTCGCTCTCCCGCTCCTGGCCGTGGTCCTGGCCGCGCTCGCGGCTGCGTACGTCGAGCTGGTCGGCGATCCGTTCGGCCTCCGCCCGCGTGGCGTACCGGCCCACGCGATAGCGGTTGGCGCCGCCGTCCTGGCGTATGAGGACCCATACGAGGTCGGACGTCATCAGGTCATGCCCTTTCACTTGCACTTCCGGCGGTCGCGCCGGCGGCGGTCACGTTCTCGGTCGCGGTGGCGGTGGCGGTGGCGCGCGCCGCGCCGGCCGCGTTCTCGGTGCTTGTCGCGTCTGGGGCCGGGGCGGACTCGATCGCACCGAGGTGCGCGATGTTCGCGCGGTCCTCGGCGTCCCGCTCCTGGTCGGCGCCGGCCGCGAACCAGGCGTCCAGGATCTCGGTGAGCAGCCCGCCGGACAGCGTACGCAGGCTCAGCGCCAGCGCGTTCGCGTCACTCCAGACGCGTGCCCCGCGCGCGGCGTACGCGTCGGCGCACAGCGCGGCACGCACCCCGGGGACCTTGTTGGCCGCCATCGACGCGCCGGCCCCCGTCCAGCAGCAGACCACGGCCTGATCCGCTTCGCCCCGTGCGACGGCGCGCGCCGCCGCCTCGGCGCTCCACGCCCAGTCGGCGCGGTCGCCGTCGCGGAGCGCGCCGAAGGGCTCCACCGTGTGCCCGCGGCGGCGCAGGTCGTCGGCGATCTGGCGGGCCGGTGGCTCATCCATGTCCGAGGAAACGGCGATGCGCATATGCCCGAGCCTACGCCCGAGGTTCACAGCGCGGGTACGCATTGACACGAAGAGGAATCGATCCGGCCACCCGTTCGACCAGAAGTCGACGGGCCGTCAGGTCAGCGTACGGGCAGGTGGTAGACCGCCCGGTACTTCTCCGCGGGGATGACGACGTCGGCGGTCTCCACCGGCCGGCCCGACGCGTAGTACGTACGCCGGATCTCGATCACCAGGTGGCCAGGCACCCCGCCGAGTGCCGCGGTCTCCGCCGCCAGGCCCGGCCGTGCGCCGACCTCCTCGGCCATGTGGTCGACCACCACGTCGATGGCCGCCATCCTGGCCACCACGCCCTGCCCGCCGACCGGGCCCTCCTCGGGCAGCAGCACCGGCGTACGCCCGGTGAGCACCAGCGGCTCCCACGAGGTGGACAGCAGCGTGGGCTCGCCCTCGGTGCGGAACAGGTAGTGCGTCCGCATCACCCGCTCCCCCGGCTCGATCCGCAGCCGTTCCGCGACGTCGAGCGTCGCCACGTCCTGCACGCTGCGCGACTCCCAGGTGCCCTTGCTGCCCTCGTCGGCCTGTTCCTGCCGGTAGGGAGTCGACGGCCCCGCCGGGCGGTAGCCGCTGCGGACGATCCGCCGGGGCCGGGGGCGCTCGCGGACGTACGTGCCGGATCCCGAGCGGCCCTCGACGAACCCCTCGGCCATCAGCACCTTGCGCGCTTCGAGCGCGACGGTGTCGGAGACGCCGTACTCGGTGCGGATTCTGGCCTGCGACGGGAGCCGGGCGTGCGGGGGAAGCGTGCCGTCGAGGATCTTGCGGCGCAGGTCGTCGGCGACACGCAAATACGCAGGCTGCTCACCGAATGCCACGGGCTGCCCCTCCCAAGGGGTTGACTGTCCGCGACAGCTTCGCAACCCTGGGTACTCGACCGCAAGCCCTGCCCCAAGCGTCACACTCTGCTCACGCCCCGGCCGCGCCCCCGCAGGCGCGGCCGGTCACGGCGTACGCGCCCCGCCGCTCACACCCCCACGCCGGAGCCGCCGGAGTCACCGGAGCCGCCCGAGTCGCCGGATCCGTCCGCCGGGCCGCCGCCGGACTTCACCGTGCCGGTCACCTGGCCGCCGGGCGCGCCGAAGAAGCAGATCACCGAACGCTCGTGCTGCGCCCAGTTGGCGGCCGGCGGCAGGTAGAAGTACAGCTTCTCGGACGACGGCGGCTCCTTGCCGTCGAGGTAAGTACGGGCGTACTTCACGCAGTTGGTCTGCGCGTCCTCGGTGACCCCGTCCACCCCGGGATACGGGTCGTCGGAGTCGGACTGGATCTCGTAGACCGCGAAGGCCTCGGCGTCGTGCGCGTCGGCGCAGTCCACGACGTCCACGGTGGTGGAGCGGGTGCCCTTGTCACCCCCGAAGTCGGAGAGCTTCGCGTCGACCGTGTTGAAGCACTGCCCGGCCTTGAGGTCCACGACCTGCGTGTTGCCCGACTTGAAGACGCCGGCCGCGGCGAGCGTGATGATCGCGGCAAGTCCCAGCGTCCACACGCTGGAGAGCGTGATCCCGGCGACCGCCATGCCCTTGCCGCGCTCGTTGCGCTGCTTGACCTGCTTGAGCCCCACCAGGCCGAAGACGAGCCCGAGGACGAGGGTGCAGGGCAGCAGGCCGACGACCAGCGCGGCGATGGACATGCCGTTGGTCGACCGCTCGCCCTGCGCGTACCAGCCCTGCTGCCCGGGGTACATGCCGGGACCACCAGGCGGCGGGTAGCCGTACGCCGGCTGCTGCTGCGTGCCGGGATACGGCGGCCCGTACGGGCTGGGGGCGGCATACGGATTCTGCTGCGGGGATTCCGGCTGCTGCGGCGGCGGCTGCTGCGCGTACGGATTGTGCGGCTGCGGATACGACGGCAGCCCCTGGTGCGGCGGCGGCCCGGGCGGCGGCACACCGTCGGACGGCGGCGGCGGGGGCGGGGGTATGTCCACGCACGGAGTTTACGGTCCGGCCGCGCGCCGCCCACGGCGGGACCGGTGCCGTACCGGCTACGCATGTTGGCGTACGCCGGCACTGCGGGGGCGGTACGGGTTCCGCCGTTCCCCTTGACCGTTATTGGTCCAGACCAATACTTTCTGCGCCATGCGTCGACGAATTCTCGGCCGTATGGCCGCCACGGCCGCCACACTCTCGCTGGTCGCCGTCCTGCCGGCCCTCACCGGCGGCAGCACAGCGCAGGCCCACGGCGGCCACTCACCCGCCAAACCCTCCTACAAGAGCGTCGGTTACTTCACCCAGTGGGGCATCTACGCCCGCAACTACCAGGTGAAGAACGTCCAGACCTCCGGCACCGCCGCCAAACTCACCCACCTCAACTACGCGTTCGCCAACATCGGCGCCGACGGCAAGTGCTTCGAGGCGAACGTCGCGGGTGAAGGCGACGCCTGGGCCGACTACCAGCACCCGGTCGACGCCGCGACCTCCGTCGACGGCACCGCGGACACCGCGGAGCAGCCGCTGGCGGGCAACTTCAACCAGCTGCGCGAACTCAAGGCCAAGAACCCCCACTTGAAGGTGCTGATCTCGATCGGCGGCTGGGGATGGTCCACGCACTTCTCCGACGCGGCGCGAACCCCCGCCTCCCGCAAGGCGCTTGTCGACTCCTGCCTGGACATCTTCATCAAGGGCAACCTCCCGCTGCTCGACGGCAAGGGCGGCCCCGGCTCGGCGGCCGGCCTCTTCGACGGCGTCGACATCGACTGGGAGTGGCCCGGCTCCTCCGGTGACGTCGACACCGTCTACCGGCCCGAGGACAAGAAGAACTTCACCGCGCTGGCGGCGGAGTTCCGCAAGCAGCTGGACGCCTACGGGCGGCACACCCACATGCACTACGACCTCAGCGCCTTCCTGCCAGCCGCGCCGGCCAAGATCGACGCCGGG from Streptomyces sp. NBC_01198 includes these protein-coding regions:
- a CDS encoding SpoIIE family protein phosphatase; its protein translation is MTASGATPPADQPPDRAQPPPRGEPPATPEKPGGGQGEVPRGEEPDEGGLSDGETGIVGTGAGTLLDTLRVAVVMLDTSGRVLLWSPLAEEMLGWAGEHIVGRRVGGLFGPGGQTPGGRRPPMPSPGQAEQILQELLRGGRWEGILSLRHRDGHTVQVEARASLLVDGDGRPFVLASVVETSRLRTLEHDLAALDSLFDASPLGVAIFDKELRYVRVNDALARLNGISAADHLGRTVAEVLGSPVAESLTALQRDVLITGRPVIDLVSPAPVGNGHRSLSYHRLADRSGRVLGVSATVIDVTERVQAAGRAERARRRLALLNDVSSRIAGQLDVRRNAEELAASLVPTFCDYSGVVLHSQLADGGSLPTAPYSDSTPLRQTGVGAINWSPEVVRMIRPGQAMSFDRKSPFGEALATGQPQLLSSRAELAGMTFPGDPKVRAALEVGIESLLALPLRAHGVVLGLLVASRAGGREPFDQEDVALGMELADRAGAALDNARLYVREREGALMLQRSLLPRSTPAAPGVDVAYRYVPGSSVAEVGGDWFDVLPLAGGRVGFVVGDVMGHGLAAAATMGRLRTAVRTLAGLDMPPDELLRRVSELGDDLAPSQAEGWMATAVYAVYDPSTRRCAIAQAGHPPPVLVEPAIGGGSRARLLDLPPGAPLGVGGIRFETTELDVPDGTVLVLYTDGLVESRRHDISTGLERLRSTLARPLDSLEDACDDLLSTMEPGREPDDVALLMARLGTLPSGSTTAWTFPAEASAVRLARRRVRDALAEWELPELTDVTVLLVSELVTNSLRYAHGPIGVRMVRGSSLLVEVSDPLPDPPRERVVTEEDEGGRGLQLVAGASRRWGTRHGPLGKTVWFELALP
- a CDS encoding MFS transporter encodes the protein MDDGHARGDGVAAGRAGFPYLGVFGLMLGIFVATLDGQIVGTALPTIVGELGGLGHLSWVVTAYLLTSAAATPLWGKLGDLYGRKGAYACAMVIFLAGSVLSGLARDMNQLIAFRALQGLGAGGLMVGALSVIGVLVTARDRGRTQSMIGIMLPVAFVGGPLLGGFLTDHLSWRWAFYVNLPVGLAALAAVGAGVRLRHERRAGRIRVDYAGAALLTAAIGSLTLLGSWGGATYPWVSWPTGVLAAVAAVALAGFARVERRAAEPVIPPRLFRSRTFTVAQVLSFLAGAVMLAVVSFLPQYLQFVRGASATGGGLLLLPLMGGMLGAQLAVGRSMGKGGGTYLYPVLGGATTTAGALALLALGTATSTALASGLTVLAGAGVGVLMQSTLLITLNSAEPRDMGAAAGTVTLMRTIGGTLGVAVLGAVYAHRMSGTLTDRLGGPAAGRLTTGGGLSPALLHTSPPAVRTALAAAVTAGLHGVVAGVGVLSALCLGAALLSRTRRAAPAEPPPPAVPSASSGRRL
- a CDS encoding NADPH-dependent FMN reductase, producing MASTPTGGSTSTSSSGDPLRVAVVLGSTREGRFGPVVAKWLLGHAEPRTDMDVDLVDLLATPVPQALPGFGAPVADADLALLREITPRLAAADAFVLVTPEYNHSYPASLKNAIDWHNQQWHAKPVGFVSYGGISGGLRAVEHLRTVLAEQHTVTIRNTVSFHDCGARFDQDGRAVDPAADGAAKSMLDQLAWWAHALRDARQARPYAV
- a CDS encoding TetR/AcrR family transcriptional regulator, whose amino-acid sequence is MPARQRPEQPATTPEAADQVSLWERLERPAPAPRSALTPGRIAEAAVRLADAEGLDAVTMRRLAGELGVAPMAAYRYVTGKDELLELMVDAVHRELTVPADVTGWRDTLRAHALDTRAMMLAHPWVPRAGVVMLTPHQMAAAERMLAALDGLGLDPDTMMAAFATVSAYVRGAVEAEIGVLRLMRERGWSSGQETREGLAPRMTWLMSTGRYPVYHRYTQQAARKDEPAWRFETGLGYVLDGLAAHLDA
- a CDS encoding (deoxy)nucleoside triphosphate pyrophosphohydrolase, yielding MTAARLVVGGAVLSAGRLLAARRTAPADLAGRWELPGGKLEPGESAPGALVRELREELGVEVEPLERVPGQWPVAGGALVLQVWTARLLSGSPRPLQDHDELRWLRQGEVDSVDWLPQDRPAVRWVASRLGGA
- a CDS encoding SPOR domain-containing protein, with amino-acid sequence MTSDLVWVLIRQDGGANRYRVGRYATRAEAERIADQLDVRSRERGQDHGQERESEDDRRYVIERITPRLAQA
- a CDS encoding GntR family transcriptional regulator, which gives rise to MAFGEQPAYLRVADDLRRKILDGTLPPHARLPSQARIRTEYGVSDTVALEARKVLMAEGFVEGRSGSGTYVRERPRPRRIVRSGYRPAGPSTPYRQEQADEGSKGTWESRSVQDVATLDVAERLRIEPGERVMRTHYLFRTEGEPTLLSTSWEPLVLTGRTPVLLPEEGPVGGQGVVARMAAIDVVVDHMAEEVGARPGLAAETAALGGVPGHLVIEIRRTYYASGRPVETADVVIPAEKYRAVYHLPVR
- a CDS encoding DUF4190 domain-containing protein, with translation MDIPPPPPPPSDGVPPPGPPPHQGLPSYPQPHNPYAQQPPPQQPESPQQNPYAAPSPYGPPYPGTQQQPAYGYPPPGGPGMYPGQQGWYAQGERSTNGMSIAALVVGLLPCTLVLGLVFGLVGLKQVKQRNERGKGMAVAGITLSSVWTLGLAAIITLAAAGVFKSGNTQVVDLKAGQCFNTVDAKLSDFGGDKGTRSTTVDVVDCADAHDAEAFAVYEIQSDSDDPYPGVDGVTEDAQTNCVKYARTYLDGKEPPSSEKLYFYLPPAANWAQHERSVICFFGAPGGQVTGTVKSGGGPADGSGDSGGSGDSGGSGVGV
- a CDS encoding glycoside hydrolase family 18 protein; translated protein: MRRRILGRMAATAATLSLVAVLPALTGGSTAQAHGGHSPAKPSYKSVGYFTQWGIYARNYQVKNVQTSGTAAKLTHLNYAFANIGADGKCFEANVAGEGDAWADYQHPVDAATSVDGTADTAEQPLAGNFNQLRELKAKNPHLKVLISIGGWGWSTHFSDAARTPASRKALVDSCLDIFIKGNLPLLDGKGGPGSAAGLFDGVDIDWEWPGSSGDVDTVYRPEDKKNFTALAAEFRKQLDAYGRHTHMHYDLSAFLPAAPAKIDAGFEAKKIFKYLDFGTVQGYDFHGPYETGTNQQSALRAPRNSPVPNDFSDTQAVGDWLHRGAPARQLVLGVPFYGQGWTGVPDGGTAGLFQPSTGPAPATWQAGNEDYHALKALAASGTYAVHRDTRDGFAWLYDGTNFWTYDDPQVLAAKTAYIRGARLGGAMAWSLDGDTPDGELISAIHRGLS